In Carassius carassius chromosome 5, fCarCar2.1, whole genome shotgun sequence, one genomic interval encodes:
- the LOC132141559 gene encoding chemerin-like receptor 1, translated as MENTTNSTSENDYYYNTEEYSVANPDEDVPVHLGYCREAACIIMVIFNVIIFLLGIIGNGAVIWITGFKMKKSVNTTWYLSLALSDFIFCATLPFTIDYILKGSWIFGLFMCKFNSFVMTLNMYSSIFMLVIISVDRCITVKFPVWAQNQRTVQKASVVVLLVWFVSSLLSIPPAKFRDITNHGSKDICYSNYEHHHKTVVLMRFTFGFLIPFLTIFTCYSILIRKLRANQMSKSTKPYKIMTLLITTFFICWLPFQVVSILELDRTEHSSAFHIAQQVSGSLACANSFLNPFLYAFMAKDFKKKCYSFLSKIESAIDEETRSAFRATSITNSVDNRHSTAF; from the coding sequence ATGGAAAACACAACGAATTCAACTTcagaaaatgattattattataatacagaaGAATATTCTGTAGCCAACCCTGATGAGGACGTACCTGTACATCTTGGATACTGCAGGGAAGCAGCATGTATAATAATGGTGATCTTTAATGTGATCATATTCCTTCTTGGCATCATTGGAAATGGCGCGGTGATCTGGATTACTGGTTTTAAGATGAAGAAATCAGTGAACACCACCTGGTACCTGAGTCTGGCTCTCTCTGACTTCATTTTCTGCGCTACTCTCCCTTTCACCATTGACTACATCTTGAAGGGGAGCTGGATCTTTGGGCTCTTCATGTGCAAGTTCAACTCTTTTGTTATGACCCTCAATATGTACAGCAGCATTTTCATGCTGGTCATCATTAGTGTGGATCGCTGCATCACCGTCAAGTTTCCCGTCTGGGCCCAGAATCAGCGCACCGTACAGAAAGCTTCTGTAGTTGTTTTGTTAGTTTGGTTCGTGTCTTCTTTGCTTAGCATTCCACCTGCCAAATTCAGAGATATTACAAATCATGGATCAAAAGACATATGCTATAGCAACTATGAGCATCACCACAAAACTGTTGTGTTAATGCGCTTTACTTTTGGGTTTTTGATTCCATTCCTGACCATCTTCACCTGTTACTCCATCCTGATCCGTAAACTTAGAGCAAACCAAATGTCCAAATCCACTAAGCCCTACAAGATCATGACGTTACTGATCACAACTTTTTTCATCTGTTGGTTGCCATTTCAAGTAGTTTCCATTTTAGAGTTGGACCGAACCGAGCACAGCTCTGCCTTTCACATAGCCCAACAAGTATCCGGCAGTCTCGCCTGTGCAAACAGTTTTCTAAACCCGTTCCTCTATGCATTCATGGCCAAGGACTTTAAGAAGAAATGCTATTCCTTTCTTTCCAAGATTGAGAGCGCCATTGATGAGGAGACCCGAAGTGCTTTCAGAGCAACTTCAATCACCAATTCTGTGGATAACAGACATTCCACTGCTTTCTGA
- the cmklr1 gene encoding chemokine-like receptor 1, with protein sequence MRDSTEFAMDSYLELNYNYTDYDNTTSGNFSSDEVFYHVHTTTCFTEVICLLLLVINVIICLLGLGGNGVVIWIAGFGMKRSVNTTWYLSLAVSDFIFCACLPFNIAHSVTSDWIFGLFMCKFTSFVMFLNMFSSIFLLVIISVDRCIVVMFPVWAQNHRTIGKASVLIVLAWIVAAILSIPSIIYRDVQKHLGLSQCINNYSSSKYSHRFIAWSRLVTGFFIPFILIIICYTVIILRLRASQMAKSNKPFKIMTALILTFFLCWLPYHTFVLIELNETFHKEVIILGMKIGTTFATANSFLNPVLYVFMGNDFRKKFRSSILSKIENAIGEDGRTISRYLSRSSSVDARASTHI encoded by the exons ATGAG GGACTCAACAGAATTTGCAATGGATTCATATTTAGAATTGAACTATAATTATACTGATTATGATAACACCACCTCTGGTAATTTCAGTTCTGATGAAGTTTTTTACCATGTCCACACCACTACATGTTTTACTGAGGTTATTTGCTTGTTGTTGCTGGTGATCAACGTGATCATCTGTCTGCTGGGCCTGGGAGGAAATGGTGTGGTTATCTGGATTGCAGGGTTTGGCATGAAGAGGTCAGTCAATACTACCTGGTACCTGAGTCTGGCTGTATCTGACTTCATATTCTGCGCCTGTTTGCCTTTTAACATCGCCCACAGTGTCACATCAGACTGGATTTTTGGCCTCTTCATGTGCAAGTTTACTTCCTTTGTCATGTTCCTCAATATGTTCAGCAGCATCTTCCTCCTCGTCATCATCAGCGTGGATCGCTGCATTGTCGTCATGTTTCCTGTTTGGGCACAGAATCACCGCACTATTGGAAAAGCATCTGTATTGATCGTACTCGCGTGGATTGTCGCTGCAATATTAAGTATCCCATCTATCATATACCGTGATGTCCAGAAACACCTAGGTTTAAGCCAATGCATTAACAACTACTCATCCAGCAAGTACAGCCACAGATTCATTGCCTGGAGCCGCTTAGTTACTGGATTTTTCATCCCTTTCATCCTCATCATTATTTGTTATACTGTCATCATCCTCAGACTGAGAGCCAGTCAGATGGCAAAGTCCAACAAACCGTTTAAGATCATGACGGCTCTCATTCTGACCTTCTTCCTGTGCTGGCTGCCATACCACACGTTTGTGCTAATTGAACTAAACGAAACCTTCCACAAAGAGGTCATTATTCTCGGAATGAAAATTGGCACCACTTTTGCCACCGCAAACAGCTTCCTGAACCCCGTTTTGTATGTTTTCATGGGCAATGACTTCAGGAAGAAGTTCAGGAGCTCCATCTTATCAAAGATTGAGAATGCCATTGGAGAAGACGGACGAACGATCAGCCGCTACCTGTCTCGCTCCAGCTCAGTGGATGCCAGGGCGTCCACTCATATCTAA